Proteins encoded in a region of the Quercus lobata isolate SW786 chromosome 8, ValleyOak3.0 Primary Assembly, whole genome shotgun sequence genome:
- the LOC115956244 gene encoding LOW QUALITY PROTEIN: uncharacterized protein LOC115956244 (The sequence of the model RefSeq protein was modified relative to this genomic sequence to represent the inferred CDS: substituted 1 base at 1 genomic stop codon): MEYDTPSYYIHPFCYIHETNAFKAFKACARIEWSPNVYITLVRGIPGTRRLHRRTLEALCLRKCNRTVMRWNMPTFRGMLHXVKRLVVVETKEMYKARKQKEANHRALCPPLVVNHLPGLATDSS; this comes from the exons ATGGAGTATGACACTCCGTCCTATTACATTCATCCGTTCTGTTATATTCATG AAACGAATGCTTTCAAAGCTTTCAAAGCATGTGCCCGAATTGAATGGAGCCCCAATGTGTATATAACCCTTGTGAGGGGAATTCCAGGCACTAGGAGGCTTCACCGCCGCACTTTAGAGGCATTGTGTCTCCGCAAATGCAATCGCACTGTCATGCGCTGGAACATGCCCACTTTTAGGGGAATGCTACACTGA GTGAAAAGATTGGTTGTAGTTGAGACAAAAGAGATGTATAAGGCTCGCAAACAGAAAGAGGCAAACCATCGAGCGTTGTGTCCCCCATTGGTTGTAAATCATCTCCCGGGTCTTGCAACTGATTCTTCTTAG